AACCCCTGTTCCAGCGCCGCCTGCTGGTATTTTTTGGTGATCTCCGCGCTCGGTTTGCCGGTCTGCGGGTCGTTAAACTCCACCGCCACCATGGAGCCGCGGGCGCGAATATCCGCGATCGCCGCATTACCGGCTTTCGCTCTTTCCAGCGCTTCCACCAGTGTAGCGCCCAGACGCTGGGCGCGCTGGCACAGTTGTTCTTCTTCAATCACATCCAGCACCGCCAGCGCCGACGCCACCGCCAGCGGGTTACCGGCATAGGTGCCGCCCAGTCCGCCAGGGCCCGGCGCGTCCATCACCTCGGCGCGGCCTACCACGCCGGAAATAGGGAAACCGCCGCCCAGGCTTTTCGCCATGGTGATCAGGTCCGCTTTATCGTCGTAATACTCCATAGCGAACACTTTGCCGGTACGGGCAAAACCGGTCTGCACTTCATCGGCGATCAATAACATGCCGTACTTGTCGCACAGCTGGCGCACGCCGCTGATGAACTCCGGCGGCGCGACATTGAAGCCGCCTTCGCCCTGAATCGGCTCCAGCAGAATGGCCGCGACCTGATCGGCGGCGATATCGGTGTGCAGCAGGCGGTCAATGCTGTCCAGCGCCTGCTCTACGGTGATGCCATGTTGAGCATTCGGGTACAGCGCATGGAAAATGGACCCGGGGAACGGGCCGAATCCAGTGGAATACGGCGCCACTTTGCCGGTCAGCGTCAGGGTCAACAGCGTACGGCCGTGGAACGCGGCGCCAAAAGCGATCACCCCTGGGCGTTTGGTATACGCGCGGGCAATTTTCACCGCATTTTCAACCGCTTCGGCACCCGTAGTGAAGAAAGCGGTCTTGGCCGGGCCGGCGATCGGCGCCAGCGCGTTCAGGCGTTCCGCCAGCGCCACATAGCTGCCGTACGGGACGATTTGATAAGCGGTATGGGTGAATTTCTCCAGCTGTTCGCGCACCGCCGCCACCAGTTTCGGGTGACGGTGGCCGGTGTTCAGCACCGCAATCCCGGCAGCAAAATCAATATACTCGCGCCCTTCAACATCCCACAGGGTGGCGTTCTCGGCCTTGTCGGCAAAGAAATCGCACATGACGCCCACGCCACGCGGCGTAGCGGCCAAACGACGTTGATTCAATTCGCTGTTACTCATTATTCTGCTCCGATTCGATGAACACACCGCCCGACGGGGGCTGACGATTAACGTTCTGATGTTGCTATTTATCCCCTGCATGGCCCTATAATCCAGAGCCAGTTTTTAATATTTGAAGGATCCACTTTGCGCTCACTACTGACCGATTTGCTGTTGCAGGGGCTGGAACAGCAGCAGGAAGGCACCCTCAACAAGCGGTTGTACGACACTATCCGGCTGGCGATTCTGAGCGGCGATATCGCGCCGGGGCGGCGGCTACCTTCGTCCCGCGACCTGGCGCAGCAGTTGTCGCTGTCGCGCAATACGGTGATCGCCGCCTTTGAACAATTGCTGGCGGAAGGCTATATCGAAACCCGCACCGGCAGCGGCAGTTACGTCACCGAACAGTTGCCGGACACCCACCCGCCGGATGTGCGCGACGATACCCTGTCGCCACTGCGCCCGGCGGTGCAGGAAATCTCCCGGCGCGGCATGCACCTGCTGGGCTACGCCGGTGCGTCGGCGCGTCAGTGGGGAGCCTTTATGCCCGGCATCCCGGATATCGCCAGCTTTCCGCATGACCTGTGGCGGCGGCTGCAAACCCGGCTGTCTCGCCGCCTGAAACCAGAACAACTCTCCTACTCGCCGATCGGCGGCTGCCCGGAACTGCAACAGGCGCTGGTGGACTACCTGCGGGTGGCGCGCTCGGTCACCTGTACCCCGGAACAAATTCTGATTACCGAAGGCACCCATCAGGCGATGGACCTGCTGGCAAAAATGCTGTGCAACCCCGGCGATCTGGCGTGGATTGAAGACCCTTGCTACTGGGGAATGCGCAACGTGTTGACCATCAACGGCTTGCGCGTCGCGCCCATCGAGGTGGATGAGCAAGGCATGGTGCCGCCGGAGGACGTCTCGCCCCAATCGGTGCCGCGGCTGATTTGCGTCACCCCGTCGCACCAGTATCCGCTGGGTGCGGTGATGAGCCTGGCACGCCGCCAGCGCCTGCTGGCACTGGCGCAGGAACACAGCAGTTGGGTTATCGAAGACGATTACGACAGCGAATTCCGTTTTTCCGGCAGCCCCATCCCGGCGCTGCAGGGGCTGCAAACCCAACCGCCGGTGATTTACATCGGCACCTGCAGCAAAACCCTCTATCCGGGATTGCGCGTCAGTTACATGGTGCTGCCGCCGCATCTGGCGCGTGAGCTGAAAACGGCGCACGCCGAGCTATACCGGGGCGGTCACCTGCTGACACAGCTGACGCTGAGTCAGTTCATCCGCGAAGGTCACTACGCCGCCCACATCCGCCGCATGCGCTTGTTGTACGCGCGCCGTCGCGCCCTGCTGAGCGAATTGATCGTGCAGCACCTGGGCGAAGATTACCTTGGCTACAACAGTAACGCCGGTCTGCACCTGATTTTGCGGTTGCCCGACCACATCGACGATGTGGTGTTGAGCGCCCGTATTCTGCAACACGGCGTGATGGTCAAACCGCTGTCCAGTTACTATCTGCGGCCGACGCACCAGCGTGGGCTGCTGCTCGGTTACGCCAGCGTGGACGACGCCGAGATGGTGCCGGCGTTTGAGGTGATTCTTCGCTGTTTAGGCGCGCTGGAAAACGCGCGCGCCTGAATCCCTCGCCTGCTGTTTAACCGCTCACGTGCCGCCAAAACACGCAGCAGAAAAACCGGTGCAACCGATATCCTTCACGCCGGTTTTTCGCCGTAAAACAACGCACAATAGTGGTGCTTTTATTTAACACGCGATCACTATTTTGAGGCAAAGCCGATTTGTCGTACACCTTACTGTTCACTGCTGCTGTTCGCTTTGGCGATTTTACCGTTGTGCAACATGCACAATAAACTACCCGCCAACGGCTAAGCCTCGGCCTGATTTTCCGCTGGCGTAAGATTCTGCATTGTTCTTTTTTGCCCTCAAAATAATAAGAATAACTTCTCAATTAAGCATCAGGCATGACTTATGCATACGTAAGTCATCAACACCGCGCTACGACACGTGAGAGAAGGGAAGAATGAAAACCTACGTTAGCTTCAAAAATATTCAAAAAACCTACGATGGCGATCGTCTGGTGGTCAAAAATCTGAATCTGGATATTCAGGAAGGCGAGTTTCTGACCATGCTGGGCCCGTCCGGCTCCGGCAAAACCACCAGCCTGATGATGCTGGCCGGGTTTGAAACGCCGACGCAGGGTGAAATTCTGCTGCGCGACACCCCACTGCACAACCTGCCGCCCCATCAACGCGGCATTGGTATGGTATTTCAGAACTACGCGCTGTTCCCGCACATGACGGTGGCGGAAAACCTGGCGTTTCCGCTCTCCATCCGCCGTATGAACCGCAGCGATATCAAAGACAAAGTGGATCGGGTGCTGGACCGCGTCAAACTGACCAATCTGGCCGACCGTTACCCGGCGCAGATGTCCGGCGGTCAGCAACAGCGCGTGGCGCTGGCCAGAGCGCTGGTGTTCGAACCGCGTCTGGTGCTAATGGATGAACCGCTGGGCGCGCTGGACAAGCAACTGCGCGAGCACATGCAACTGGAGATCAAGGAACTGCACCGGGCGCTGGAGCTCACCGTGGTGTACGTCACCCACGATCAGAGCGAGGCGATGACCATGTCGGACCGGGTCGCGGTCTTCAACGACGGGATTATTCAGCAGATGGACAGCCCCAGCGACATCTACGAACGTCCGCAGAATGCCTTCGTGGCGCAGTTTATCGGCGAAAACAACACGCTGATTGGCACTCAGTCCGGCGGCGACGGCGACTACTATCAGGCCCAGTTGGATGACGGCACCACATTACGCGCGCTGAAAGTCCGCCCCAGCTCACCAGGCAGAAAAATCCACCTGTGCATTCGCCCGGAACGGGTAAAGGTCAACGCCAGCATGCTGCCGGACGGCGCACAGCAAGTCAGCGCTCGCATCCAGCAGTTTATCTATCTCGGCGATCATGTACGCATGATGACCGAGGTCGCCGGTCAACCGCAGTTTATGGTGAAACTGCCGGCCAGCGACGTTAACCCGGACTGGCAAATCGGCAGCGAAATCAAGTTGTCCTGGCAGCCGGAACACCTGCGCGCGCTGGATGCCGTCACTACGCATTGATCAGTCACTACGCATTGATCAGTCACTACGCATTGATATTGATGATGGCGACAGACGTTGCCACCGGTTAAGCCGGCGTCAATAATAGAGGGCTAACGCTTGCTGCCCGACGCCATGCCGACGCTGGCACGGGTAGCCGCCGGCGTTAGGTTTAACCGCCGTCCGCTACAGACAGGACGCACTACACGGAGCCTTTATATGCCACATGTTGCCATCAAGTATTTTCCCCGCAATCTGCCGGAAACCGTCAAACAGGATTTGGCAAACGAGATCAGTGAATTACTCAAGAAGTATATGAACGCGGAAGACAAGTCGATCTCGGTGGCCTTAACCGAAGTCGCGCCGGAAAGCTGGAAAGAGGCGGTTTACGACATCGAAATCGGGCCGGAGCTGGATAATCTCACCAAAAAGCCGGGCTACACGCTGTAACGACAACGCCTGAAGCAGGTTATCGGCGCTCAAAGGCGGAACAGTGTGATCACCGATCGCTGTGCCCTGAATAATCTGTGTTGCCCCGTCAAAGACAAGGCTCATGACGAGCCTTGTAACACAACTGCCCTATCTGTGATTCGCCGCGCCACGGCTTCGTTATTGCTCGTTCTGCGCCATGAAAGCGGCCTTCCACATTGTTTAGCATTTCCATCAGTCTGTTCAGTTAGTCGCTCCTGACCCCATGGATTCCCCCGGTGAATCTTATGGGCCAGGGACGTCTGCAACCATTGCGGATCTGACCGTACGCCAGACCATGAATATGGCTCATGTTGTAGTGAAATTAAGTCTCTTTCACTCATCCACTAACTCTGGCATAAAATATGCTAAATTAACTTATTGACAACATGAAGACTGCTGAATGAGAAATAAACAAATCATTTAAAATCAACAAATTAAATCAGTTTTCATATCAAAATTTAGGATGCAAAGATCGCGATGAATAAAGATTTTACATTTACGATTAAGAGCAGTTGCTTCGATGAAAATTACAACCCCTCCGAAAATACGCGTATCACTACCAACTTTGCTAATTTGGCCAGAGGGACGAACCGCCAGGAGAACTTGCGCAACACGTTAGTGATGATTGACAATCGTTTCAATACATTGGCGTATTGGGATAACCCCAAAGGTGACCGTTATTCTGTCGAACTTGAAATCATTTCCGTTGAGATAAATATTGCTGTCGAAGGCAATAACGATACCTTCCCTGTGATTGAAATATTGAAAACGAATATTGTTGATAAAAAAACTAACCAACGCATTGAAGGCATTGTAGGGAATAACTTTTCCTCTTACGTGCGAGATTATGATTTTAGCGTAATACTCCCTGAGCACAATAAGCATCGCACCGAATTTAGCACGCCAGATAATTTTGGCGATTTGCATGGGAAAATATTCAAACATTTCACAAATTCAGGTGATTACAAAAAACACTTTAACAAACAGCCTGTTATATGCCTAAGTGTTTCAAGTAAAAACACCTACCATCGCACTGGAAATCAGCATCCTGTATTGGGCGTCGAATACCAGCAAAATGACGCTTCCTTGACCGATCATTATTTCGAAAAAATGGGGTTACAGGTTCGCTACTTTATGCCTGCAAATAGCGTTGCACCTTTGGCTTTTTATTTTTCTGGTGATTTACTGAGTGATTACACTAATCTTGAGCTTATCAGTACCATCAGTACGATGGAGACTTTCCAAAAGATTTATCGACCTGAGATTTACAATGCTAACTCTGCAGCAGGACAATACTATCAACCCAACCTGAATCATCAGGATCATTCATTAACAAAAATTGTTTATGATCGGGAAGAACGCAGTCAGTTGGCTATTGAGCAAGGAAAGTTTACTGAAGAGCATTTCATCAAACCCTACAAAAATATTCTTGAACAATGGTCTGCTCACTACGCGCTTTGATTCACCAAAAAATATAAGGTCACCTGCTATGAAAACATTGCTACCCACCTCGACTGCCGGCAGTTTGCCCAAACCGTCCTGGCTCGCAGAGCCTGAGAAACTGTGGTCCCCCTGGAAATTACAAAACGAAGAGTTAATTGAGGGGAAAAAAGATGCCCTGAGTTTGTCGCTGTTTGATCAACTGCGTGCAGGTATTGATATTGTCAGCGATGGCGAACAAACGCGCCAACACTTTGTCACCACGTTTATTGAGCACCTTAGCGGCGTGGATTTTGAGAAACGTGAAGTCGTTAAAATTCGTAATCGCTATGACGCAAGCGTACCGACCGTTGTCGGAGCGGTGGCGCGCCAAAAACCCGTTTTTGTCGAAGATGCCAAATTCTTACGTCAACTCACCAGGCAACCTATTAAATGGGCTCTGCCGGGGCCGATGACGATGATCGATACGCTCTATGATAACCACTATAAAAGCCGCGAAAAACTGGCCTGGGAATTCGCCAAAATTCTCAATCAGGAAGCGAAAGAGTTAGAAGCTGCGGGTGTGGATATTATTCAGTTTGATGAACCCGCGTTTAATGTTTTCTTTGATGAAGTGAATGATTGGGGTATCGCCACGTTAGAAAGAGCGATTGAAGGGCTGAAATGTGAGACGGCGGTACATATCTGCTACGGATATGGCATCAAAGCCAACACCGACTGGAAAAAGACGCTGGGGTCAGAGTGGCGGCAATATGAAGAAGCGTTTCCCAAACTGCAAACATCCAATATCGATATCATCTCGCTGGAATGCCATAACTCGCGTGTTCCCATGGATCTGCTTGAACTGATTCGCGGTAAAAAAGTGATGGTCGGGGCCATTGACGTGGCAACCAATACCGTCGAGACACCAGAAGAAGTCGCCGATACGCTACGAAAAGCACTTCAGTTTGTCGATGCCGACAAGCTCTACCCGTCGACTAACTGTGGCATGGCCCCCTTATCTCGTCGGGTAGCCACAGGCAAGCTCAATGCGTTAAGTGCAGGCGCAGAAATCATCCGCAGAGAACTCTCGGCTAAATAACATCGCCCAATAATAGATCATTTAAACAAAACTCAGTCCGTGCGGCGATCTGATCAATCGCCAAATCACCTAAACCGCCAGCCGGACTGAGCGATTTAGTTGGACCTACTCTATGATCTCGTAACGGTGTCGTGGTCTTACCAACACCCTAGCAGTGAACGACATCAACCCGGCCCCTCACTTCCTGCCGCCAGCAGCGGTACCAGCACGTCGCTGATGGGCGTAGGAATACCCTGTGAACGACCACGACGCTGTACTATGCCGTTGCGGATATCCCATTCCAGCGGGCGGTTAGCCTGGCGGTCGGCGAGAATAGAGGTGCCTAAATCCGCAGGGGCACGCTGAAAACCGTCAACGATCTCCTGCGGAACGTTATCGCTCAGTACCGCACCTTCCGCACGTGCTACCGTCAGACACTCGCGCAGATAAGCCAGCGCCAGTTCCGTTATATCCCCGCGTGAGAACATCCCGGCACGGCGATTAGCCAGAACCATCAGACCAGCGGCCGCATTCTGCAGCAGTTTGCGCCAGGCGATGGAGACAAAATCGGATGACAACTCCACCGTGCAACGTGTACCACTGAGCGCATCTGCTACCCATTTTGCCTGCGGCACATCCGGCAGCGTCAGGCGCGGTTTCGCACGCAACCAGACAGACGCATCTGGCTCGCGCTGTGCCGGGAACCACACTACCGAAGGCAGCACCGTTGCGCCGTTGACCCAGGGTTCCAACTGAGTTTTCTGTTCTACGCCGTTTTGCAGCGCACACACCACGGTGTTTTCATCGCACAGCGCGGCCAGCCAGTCGGCACTGTCTGCGACCTGGGTGATTTTCACCGCGACAAACACCAGATCGAACGGATGGCTGATAGCCGCCGGATTGCTCAATACCGGACCAGGCACCACAGTTTCACCGTCATCGTGACGCAGAATTAATTGCGAATGCGCGGTGCGTCCGCAAAGGACCGGCGTACGGTCAACTTCATGCAGTGCAGCAGCGATGGTAGTGCCGATAGCGCCCGGCCCCAGAAGAGCCATCGTGGGATGGTCAGACATCTTGTGTTCTCCTGATTTGATTAGCCCATCATCAGTGTGCCGGCGGCAATCACCACCTACGCCAGCATTTTCTCAGCGTTAACGTCTCGCCGGGAAACCGATCACCCAATACCGCGGCAAACCTGGTGTCTTAGACCATACCATTATTCCCATGACGTAAAAATGCTGGTCGCTGATTCAAGCGCGCAAACCACGCGTCAATGGCAGGGACGTCGGGGTGAGGAAACGGTGTCATTTTCCAGCGATTCACCGACAGCCCAAGCACCACATCCGCCAGCGTAAACCTCTCGCCTGCCGCCCATGCCCCGGTGAGCTGGAGTTGTTGTTCAAGAATACCAATACAGTGGTTCCACTCTTTAATGCCAGCGGCAATCGCGTTTTGATCGTTATAGGCCGGGTTCTTGCGCGCCAGAGCCGGGAAGACATAACGCCAGGCGTTGTTAAATTCGGTCGCCTGCCAGTCCATCCAATGCTCGACGTTAGCGCACGCCTGCGGCTCGTTGGGGAGCAGGTCATCGCGCCCGGCTTTGCGCACCAGATAGCGGCAAATCGAATTGGATTCCCACAGCACGAATTCATCGTCAATCAACACGGGCACCATCGCGTTCGGGTTCATGGCGCGAAATGCATCGGTTTCCGTCGATGCAAATCCGCTACCGTAATCTTCCTGAACATAGTCCAGCCCCGCTTCTTCGCAGGTCCAGAGCACTTTGCGCACATTTATTGACGTCGTTTTGCCAAGTATTTTGAGCATACTTCGAATGTCCTTCCGCGTGATTAATCGTTTAAAAACAATACACCAGCTTAATATCTTCTTACTACTGGCAGCAGCGCACTGGACACACAGAATGCACTAACGTCCTCGACATCAAAAAACAGTTTGACGGCAGCCTGGACGCGCTTCATGCCCCTACCAGCGTTCTCTGTTGGCACTTTGCTGCGTATTTAGCTATAAATCAGAATACATCTGGTTGCTATATCACTCAAAACAGACGCTCATGAGGGTACTGTAATGAAGCAGACTCACTCCATTCCTGAAATCTACAACCCTGATGTTCCATACGGTGCAAAATGTGAAATTATGGATCAACTGTGCCAGGCGTTGGCGAGACATAAAGGAATGGAGCGCTTCGAACTGCGTGATTACCTGTTGGAGAGGATCCACGTGGATTTCGAAAATCTGGAGAATAATCCTGTAGGGATGCTTCTGCTGTATGAATACCTCCACAGCCAGCGTCCGGGAGTCTGCATCCGTTCTACGGAAAAACAGCTCAATTGATCCTCGCATGTCACGTAGACATTTAATATATAAGTATGACGGCACATCGTTGTCGTGACCTAACGCGCCAATATCCCTTCTGACAGCGGCAAATCCAAAAGATGGGGCGTGTCTGCTGTGAGCAAGGAGCGGACTTTTACGGTAATTGATAATTCAAAGCAGCCTGTTGCATCTACAACAGGCTGCGGTAAGCAACTATTAGGCAAGACGCTTCAATAAGCAGATTACCCAATATAATCATAAACTACAGACGATCTATTAATTACACGGGTTCATCATTGCAATGGCTGGTATAGAAAGTCACGCCATTACCATCAGGGTCCTGCATTGAGAAATAATGATGTCCATGCAGCGAACCTTCCGCAATTTCCAGAGGGGAATACCCTCGTTCAATCAATCCATTTCGAAAAGTTTCGAGGTCTGACTTGGAGTGGCCTGCAATCATCAGGTCAATTTTTTCAGATATAAAATCAGGGCGCTGGCCTACACGGCTGGCATGGAGGGGAGCAGTCAGAGGATCGCTTTTTGTTGTTAATAACAGATGCGTACCGCCGCGTAGTTCGACGATAGCCATTCCCGGAAATTTGTCTAATCCGCGGAGACCTAAACCCCGATAAAAATCATAGCTTAACTCAATGTCTTTCACTTTCATGACATAATGCGCGAGGGCTGCAGATGGTAAAGATTTTTCCATTTCAATGCCTTACTGTATTCAGATTAATAAATGCAAGTGCAATATTGTCGTGTCAACATTGCAATGTTAATGTGACTGAGTAGTCGAAAATGATTATGCGACTGTTCAGTCGAAAAAGACAAGGGGAAGTTGTGACACGTAAAAAAGAGATCGACAGAGAACAAGTTTTAGATGCGGCCGAAAGCATCATTCTTGAATCTGGCGGCAGATTATTTACTCTTGATGCTGTAGCGGAGCGCGCGGGTATCAGTAAAGGCGGGCTTGTTTATACCTTTTCCTCTAAGGATGGTCTGATCTATGCAGCACTGGAAAGAGAAGTTGCACGTTTCCAAAAAGCAGTACGCCAGCGTCTCCTAACAACCCCGGTTGGGCCGATCGAATTAGTTCTCGCTCATCTTGAGGAAGCTCTTGGAGAGGAAGACGCTTCAACTCAAATGGCAGCTTTTCTTATTACCGCTCTTGTCCATGCGCCTGGTATGCTGGAGCCGGTACGAAAACTGTACAGTTCACTTCTCGTACCTCTTCGTTCAGTTAGCGATGAGTATGCTGAAGTAAGGCACGCACTCCTTGCCGTTGAAGGTATTTTTCTGCTGCGCGGGCTTGGG
The DNA window shown above is from Dickeya dadantii NCPPB 898 and carries:
- a CDS encoding 4-aminobutyrate--2-oxoglutarate transaminase, whose translation is MSNSELNQRRLAATPRGVGVMCDFFADKAENATLWDVEGREYIDFAAGIAVLNTGHRHPKLVAAVREQLEKFTHTAYQIVPYGSYVALAERLNALAPIAGPAKTAFFTTGAEAVENAVKIARAYTKRPGVIAFGAAFHGRTLLTLTLTGKVAPYSTGFGPFPGSIFHALYPNAQHGITVEQALDSIDRLLHTDIAADQVAAILLEPIQGEGGFNVAPPEFISGVRQLCDKYGMLLIADEVQTGFARTGKVFAMEYYDDKADLITMAKSLGGGFPISGVVGRAEVMDAPGPGGLGGTYAGNPLAVASALAVLDVIEEEQLCQRAQRLGATLVEALERAKAGNAAIADIRARGSMVAVEFNDPQTGKPSAEITKKYQQAALEQGLLLLTCGTHGNVIRFLYPLTIPDTQFSKALSILSSVLAK
- a CDS encoding PLP-dependent aminotransferase family protein; translated protein: MRSLLTDLLLQGLEQQQEGTLNKRLYDTIRLAILSGDIAPGRRLPSSRDLAQQLSLSRNTVIAAFEQLLAEGYIETRTGSGSYVTEQLPDTHPPDVRDDTLSPLRPAVQEISRRGMHLLGYAGASARQWGAFMPGIPDIASFPHDLWRRLQTRLSRRLKPEQLSYSPIGGCPELQQALVDYLRVARSVTCTPEQILITEGTHQAMDLLAKMLCNPGDLAWIEDPCYWGMRNVLTINGLRVAPIEVDEQGMVPPEDVSPQSVPRLICVTPSHQYPLGAVMSLARRQRLLALAQEHSSWVIEDDYDSEFRFSGSPIPALQGLQTQPPVIYIGTCSKTLYPGLRVSYMVLPPHLARELKTAHAELYRGGHLLTQLTLSQFIREGHYAAHIRRMRLLYARRRALLSELIVQHLGEDYLGYNSNAGLHLILRLPDHIDDVVLSARILQHGVMVKPLSSYYLRPTHQRGLLLGYASVDDAEMVPAFEVILRCLGALENARA
- a CDS encoding ABC transporter ATP-binding protein, which codes for MKTYVSFKNIQKTYDGDRLVVKNLNLDIQEGEFLTMLGPSGSGKTTSLMMLAGFETPTQGEILLRDTPLHNLPPHQRGIGMVFQNYALFPHMTVAENLAFPLSIRRMNRSDIKDKVDRVLDRVKLTNLADRYPAQMSGGQQQRVALARALVFEPRLVLMDEPLGALDKQLREHMQLEIKELHRALELTVVYVTHDQSEAMTMSDRVAVFNDGIIQQMDSPSDIYERPQNAFVAQFIGENNTLIGTQSGGDGDYYQAQLDDGTTLRALKVRPSSPGRKIHLCIRPERVKVNASMLPDGAQQVSARIQQFIYLGDHVRMMTEVAGQPQFMVKLPASDVNPDWQIGSEIKLSWQPEHLRALDAVTTH
- the pptA gene encoding tautomerase PptA, with protein sequence MPHVAIKYFPRNLPETVKQDLANEISELLKKYMNAEDKSISVALTEVAPESWKEAVYDIEIGPELDNLTKKPGYTL
- a CDS encoding DUF1852 domain-containing protein, with amino-acid sequence MNKDFTFTIKSSCFDENYNPSENTRITTNFANLARGTNRQENLRNTLVMIDNRFNTLAYWDNPKGDRYSVELEIISVEINIAVEGNNDTFPVIEILKTNIVDKKTNQRIEGIVGNNFSSYVRDYDFSVILPEHNKHRTEFSTPDNFGDLHGKIFKHFTNSGDYKKHFNKQPVICLSVSSKNTYHRTGNQHPVLGVEYQQNDASLTDHYFEKMGLQVRYFMPANSVAPLAFYFSGDLLSDYTNLELISTISTMETFQKIYRPEIYNANSAAGQYYQPNLNHQDHSLTKIVYDREERSQLAIEQGKFTEEHFIKPYKNILEQWSAHYAL
- a CDS encoding methionine synthase, translating into MKTLLPTSTAGSLPKPSWLAEPEKLWSPWKLQNEELIEGKKDALSLSLFDQLRAGIDIVSDGEQTRQHFVTTFIEHLSGVDFEKREVVKIRNRYDASVPTVVGAVARQKPVFVEDAKFLRQLTRQPIKWALPGPMTMIDTLYDNHYKSREKLAWEFAKILNQEAKELEAAGVDIIQFDEPAFNVFFDEVNDWGIATLERAIEGLKCETAVHICYGYGIKANTDWKKTLGSEWRQYEEAFPKLQTSNIDIISLECHNSRVPMDLLELIRGKKVMVGAIDVATNTVETPEEVADTLRKALQFVDADKLYPSTNCGMAPLSRRVATGKLNALSAGAEIIRRELSAK
- a CDS encoding oxidoreductase, which encodes MSDHPTMALLGPGAIGTTIAAALHEVDRTPVLCGRTAHSQLILRHDDGETVVPGPVLSNPAAISHPFDLVFVAVKITQVADSADWLAALCDENTVVCALQNGVEQKTQLEPWVNGATVLPSVVWFPAQREPDASVWLRAKPRLTLPDVPQAKWVADALSGTRCTVELSSDFVSIAWRKLLQNAAAGLMVLANRRAGMFSRGDITELALAYLRECLTVARAEGAVLSDNVPQEIVDGFQRAPADLGTSILADRQANRPLEWDIRNGIVQRRGRSQGIPTPISDVLVPLLAAGSEGPG
- a CDS encoding glutathione S-transferase family protein, which gives rise to MLKILGKTTSINVRKVLWTCEEAGLDYVQEDYGSGFASTETDAFRAMNPNAMVPVLIDDEFVLWESNSICRYLVRKAGRDDLLPNEPQACANVEHWMDWQATEFNNAWRYVFPALARKNPAYNDQNAIAAGIKEWNHCIGILEQQLQLTGAWAAGERFTLADVVLGLSVNRWKMTPFPHPDVPAIDAWFARLNQRPAFLRHGNNGMV
- a CDS encoding VOC family protein, which produces MEKSLPSAALAHYVMKVKDIELSYDFYRGLGLRGLDKFPGMAIVELRGGTHLLLTTKSDPLTAPLHASRVGQRPDFISEKIDLMIAGHSKSDLETFRNGLIERGYSPLEIAEGSLHGHHYFSMQDPDGNGVTFYTSHCNDEPV
- a CDS encoding TetR/AcrR family transcriptional regulator, giving the protein MTRKKEIDREQVLDAAESIILESGGRLFTLDAVAERAGISKGGLVYTFSSKDGLIYAALEREVARFQKAVRQRLLTTPVGPIELVLAHLEEALGEEDASTQMAAFLITALVHAPGMLEPVRKLYSSLLVPLRSVSDEYAEVRHALLAVEGIFLLRGLGFADISADEIKSVLLYARKIVLSALDQSTKNLMPDKE